In a genomic window of Oncorhynchus kisutch isolate 150728-3 linkage group LG9, Okis_V2, whole genome shotgun sequence:
- the LOC109884017 gene encoding NADH dehydrogenase [ubiquinone] 1 beta subcomplex subunit 2, mitochondrial, which produces MSSLGRVMGVLRAGTQLLTRGPQKIVTRKAGGGPHIEAQYRQFPQLTKSQTFQAELLSSAMWFWILWHCWHDPDAVMGHFPWPDASAWTDEELGIPADDEE; this is translated from the exons ATGTCTTCTTTAGGAAGGGTCATGGGTGTCCTTAGGGCCGGGACGCAGCTTCTTACACGTGGACCTCAGAAAATAGTAACCCGAAA AGCTGGTGGTGGACCACACATAGAGGCCCAGTACAGGCAATTCCCACAACTCACCAAGAGCCAGACGTTCCAAGCAGAGCTCCTCAGCAGTGCCATGTGGTTCTGGATCCTGTGGCACTGCTGGCATGACCCAGATGCAGTAATG GGTCACTTCCCATGGCCTGATGCATCCGCATGGACAGATGAGGAACTGGGGATCCCAGCTGACGATGAGGAATGA